Proteins from a single region of Hydra vulgaris chromosome 12, alternate assembly HydraT2T_AEP:
- the LOC100200237 gene encoding uncharacterized protein LOC100200237 isoform X1 has product MRWIVLFFSSLCVMLNNAHRYVVTTYTGDRFGAGTDARVFVKFYGTKGVSEEKELESSGRDNFERGQLDTFLIDIKKNIGSIKKAAIRHDNSWLGPGWYLEKVTVTSEDGDYYEFPVHKWLDKHQDDGMTNRELIPRPTSNVKKNDIETIQPLDCSWPQGVSNGLISDSQISASTSFNDLHLPYHARLGKIVPSSLGGWCPYKDDAVQYLQIDLAQVKKIAGVATQGMGLVDEWTTAYRVMYSNNSESNFKEYSENSETVKNFIGNDDQNGTVLHWLKKPFISRYVRISPLKWHGKGCLRAELYGCPVNGLLTEDSSKSSDLIQLPDSQTSDEPFQYEQHKSEEAISKGGMEYHETGDKHGGIPSAGHEPDDMPKATETQLTQSEETLDVIPIVHLDFDEIHDNVVPDVSGHHNDAHLNHPIDIVMFSKSCERGLKINGGDLYFDGEFFINKPKSEITIAVWIKLFSNGGQHSIFDTIGGKDSIHKDGQFHFEVDRGRLRWFHRNEAKDVVFNVSSPLMVPAHIWTHCAATYSSLSGKATVFVNGKFGAEANGVGTLSQDWSGHAGIGRHKGLRVLNGEIDEFYIFAKALPPNKIELLMKRCSFETDCQKALGMQSKLIKDSQISASSTYNLHKPYYGRVNLASFFGDPARTAWCANKEDKNPYLEIELSEMTSLTGVATQGLSIFDNWVTSFLFCYSDNRAIWNCYKEKGYDKVFEANSDKNTVKHHYFHHPVDGKFVRIRPQSWYGNHLCMRAEVYGCAMDLLPDPYDSFGSLPIFMEDTEAQTRNEVSPKESCNNPLGVSNGEVDDMHLSASSSLDLIHFPYYGRLIRESIDQSDIKGCWCAHDVNLRQYIQADLGEVKTVTGIATQGYIAHDNWVASYRLGYSENENSLEWYRENDDERLFLGNVDRTSIVKHFLKHPIQARFVRINPRAWHGIHICMRFEIFGCQNDENNEASLSHSEIDDLFLRGDIHKDKDSNEQTGDYKHKIPPKKSNRVFDNDGIRLPHTPLKLNKVHKAPEDNALQRQLTPGVNLAKQILHTSYPKPKFNLHFFKNMSFSEPMIPSHKLPIKVASHTKPSHPQHKPSQPNNFLFHKPTQQKNVKNIFQLGDNIQQFSSLNDEMKQPLLQEFSNDNQMKPLLQEFENKKNIDDKKNKEKLIQNFFDNHLPNCKRNNFGDCKPVTDYYKNIPSNINIAAMFPRATNSFGLPQHLPMHHAPLINSAEVLTNFPELRENGITEEVLQSLAEHIPDLEKRIYAHFAMKNNMLLNHENNLLHQNNMWQQNDLEQSNLAFMKNYKDYLTYMNQETGPESEISAGLLPDQHRVNEAIVEPEMPYSNPWNTGSTQSFVEQTQTQQNLLNHQLQSENQPLFQNNHLFQDPQQYFSNNNQETFSKPYEFENPCTRSGGCNPIFPNVGLSEQYAFKNPLATPHSSNVYHDNTKYTPDELLPSAPDPRFVEYYNKYMEGKSMEDEDTSLRHPPPVAQPSSYIEQSTSLSFSLPSQPTYFPPPPPPFPPHPPPHPPPPPPLPPPPPPPPPSPPLQIPFPLSSSSGAMPIIESSVYLETLTTPPPLDVQMAYSLSPSSVSDDSSINEDGGDWTPYSVCSTTCGRGEKKRFRRCSVAECPSGSVEVESSPCALDECPEVNPYSWSSYTPCSTTCGTGTSVRYRLCNTKNCPEDGYETELISCYKPSCPVCLLDFEVIINSMVLDQSGHGNSGYLDKNTLIREHPQICGHYADLSRNGQIIISAHTFLFKPRNGISIACWVNIQTDNMSGKHSIFSTIREVSQRNFLGGYHFELDGGGVRWFHRDEYGTIVFSILTDQVTLPRVWMHICVTYDAYKGLAKIFVDGKERGSKEGRGLLSLDWGYKASIGSYDFDNRQLIGWVDEFIIYDYALEEEQAFNLLGKMRCPTSNATTVEIDAFKFENIHNKRGLMDSDANTDMLSRIKSLSEKNNAGNDNKTLSKLSKILSNTTLGIVNITHNKLANQSDTVRLGIADVTQSKLANRSDTDRLGIDNITHNKLANHSETVRNKTRRSIVKSNRKNPHR; this is encoded by the exons attggaTACATTtttgattgatataaaaaagaatattggAAGTATTAAAAAAGCAGCAATAAGACATGACAACAGCTGGTTAGGACCCGGTTGGTATTTGGAGAag gtgACAGTAACAAGTGAAGATGGAGACTATTATGAATTTCCTGTACACAAGTGGTTAGACAAACACCAAGATGATGGCATGACAAATAGGGAGTTGATTCCAAGACCTACttcaaatgtaaaaaagaaTGACATTGAAACTATACAACCATTAG ATTGTTCTTGGCCACAAGGAGTATCAAATGGTTTAATTTCTGATTCTCAGATTTCAGCCTCCACATCATTTAATGATTTACATCTCCCATATCATGCCAGATTAGGAAAGATTGTACCTAGCTCTTTGGGAGGCTGGTGTCCATATAAAGATGATGCTGTCCAATATTTGCAAATTGATCTTgctcaagtaaaaaaaattgctg GAGTGGCCACTCAAGGTATGGGTTTGGTGGATGAATGGACAACAGCTTATCGTGTAATGTATTCTAACAACTCAGAGAGCAATTTCAAAGAATACTCTGAGAATTCAGAAACTGTGAAG aattttattggAAATGATGATCAAAATGGTACTGTGCTTCATTggttaaaaaaaccatttataaGTCGGTATGTACGCATATCTCCATTAAAATGGCATGGTAAAGGTTGCTTAAGAGCTGAGCTTTATGGTTGTCCAG taaatggATTGCTGACAGAGGATTCTTCTAAAAGTTCAGACTTAATTCAACTTCCAGACTCTCAAACCTCAGATGAACCATTTCAGTATGAGCAACATAAATCAGAAGAAGCAATAAGTAAAGGTGGGATGGAGTATCATGAAACTGGTGATAAACATGGGGGAATACCATCTGCTGGCCATGAACCTGATGATATGCCTAAAGCAACTGAAACACAACTGACACAGAGTGAAG AAACACTAGATGTTATACCCATTGTTCATCTTGACTTTGATGAGATTCATGATAATGTTGTTCCTGATGTCAGCGGACATCACAATGATGCACATTTAAACCACCCAATAGATATTGTTATGTTCAGTAAATCTTGTGAGAgaggtttaaaaattaatggtggagatttatattttgatggtgagttttttattaacaaacctAAGTCAGAAATAACTATAGCAGTGTGGATAAAGTTGTTTAGCAACGGTGGGCAGCATTCTATATTTGACACAATTGGTGGAAAAGATTCAATTCATAAAGATGGTCAATTTCATTTTGAAGTTGATAGAGGCCGATTAAGGTGGTTTCATCGCAATGAAGCTAAAGATGTTGTTTTTAATGTCTCTTCCCCACTTATGGTTCCTGCACACATTTGGACACATTGCGCTGCTACTTACTCAAGTTTATCAGGGAAAGCTACAGTGTTTGTAAATGGAAAGTTTGGTGCTGag GCAAATGGTGTTGGTACACTATCTCAAGATTGGAGCGGGCATGCTGGGATTGGTCGCCATAAAGGGCTAAGAGTGTTGAATGGTGAAATTgatgaattttatatatttgcaaaagCTTTACCCCCCAACAAGATTGAGTTATTAATGAAGAGATGCAGTTTTGAAACAG ATTGCCAAAAAGCATTAGGGATGCAGTCTAAATTGATAAAAGACTCACAAATATCTGCCAGCTCAACTTACAATCTCCATAAACCTTATTATGGAAGAGTTAATCTTGCTTCTTTTTTTGGAGATCCTGCTCGTACAGCATGGTGTGCaaataaagaagataaaaatcCATACTTAGAAATTGAACTATCTGAAATGACATCATTGACTGGAGTTGCTACACAAGGTTTGTCAATATTTGATAATTGGGtaacttcttttttgttttgctacAGTGATAACAGAGCTATATGGAACTGTTATAAAGAAAAAGGATACGATAAAGTGTTTGAAGCTAACTCAGATAAAAACACAGTTAAGCATCATTACTTTCACCATCCAGTTGATGGAAAATTTGTAAGAATACGACCTCAATCATGGTATGGTAATCATTTATGCATGAGAGCTGAAGTTTATGGGTGTGCTATGGATTTGTTACCAGATCCATATGACTCATTTGGTAGCCTTCCAATTTTTATGGAAGATACAGAAGCGCAAACCAGGAATGAAGTTTCaccaaaag agtCTTGCAATAATCCACTTGGAGTTTCTAATGGTGAAGTAGATGATATGCATCTATCAGCATCGTCTTCATTAGATTTAATACACTTTCCATACTATGGCAGGTTGATTCGAGAATCAATTGATCAATCAGATATAAAAGGTTGCTGGTGCGCTCATGATGTTAATTTAAGGCAATATATTCAAGCAGATTTAGGTGAAGTAAAAACAGTTACTGGAATCGCAACTCAAGGATATATTGCTCATGATAATTGGGTAGCTAGTTATCGGCTTGGTTACAGTGAAAATGAAAATTCATTAGAATGGTATAGAGAAAATGATGATGAAaga CTTTTTCTTGGCAATGTTGATCGCACAAGTATTGTTAAGCATTTTTTGAAGCATCCCATACAAGCTCGATTTGTACGAATTAATCCTCGTGCTTGGCATGGTATTCATATATGTATGAGGTTCGAAATTTTCGGCTGTCAAAAcg ATGAAAACAATGAAGCCAGCTTATCTCATTCCGAGATTGATGATCTATTTCTTAGAGGAGATATTCACAAAGATAAAGATAGTAATGAACAAACAGGTGATTATAAGCACAAGATTCCTCCGAAGAAGTCTAATCGAGTTTTTGATAACGATGGAATAAGATTACCTCACACTCCtctcaaattaaataaagttcatAAAGCTCCTGAAGATAATGCCTTGCAAAGACAATTAACTCCAGGGGTAAATCTTGCAAAACAAATTCTCCATACAAGTTACCCAAAgcctaaatttaatttacatttttttaaaaacatgagtTTTTCTGAACCAATGATCCCCTCTCACAAGCTGCCAATAAAAGTCGCTTCGCATACCAAGCCATCGCACCCTCAACATAAACCAAGtcaaccaaataattttttatttcataaacctacccaacaaaaaaatgtaaaaaatatttttcagcttGGTGATAATATTCAACAGTTTTCCAGTCTTAATGATGAAATGAAACAACCATTGTTACAAGAGTTTTCCAATGATAATCAGATGAAGCCATTGTTACAAGAattcgaaaacaaaaaaaatattgatgataaGAAGAACAAAGAAAagcttattcaaaatttttttgataaccatTTGCCAAACTGCAAGCGAAACAATTTTGGTGATTGTAAACCAGTTActgattattacaaaaatattccatcaaatataaatatagctGCTATGTTTCCTAGAGCTACAAATTCATTTGGTCTTCCGCAACATTTACCAATGCATCATGCTCCCCTTATAAATTCTGCTGAAGTTCTTACTAATTTTCCAGAACTCAGAGAAAATGGCATTACTGAAGAAGTTCTTCAAAGTCTTGCAGAACATATACCAGACCTTGAAAAAAGAATATATGCTCACTTTGCCATGAAGAATAATATGTTACTaaatcatgaaaataatttgcTTCATCAGAATAATATGTGGCAACAAAATGATCTTGAACAATCAAACCTTgcatttatgaaaaattataaagattatttaacttatatgaATCAAGAGACAGGCCCAGAATCAGAGATTTCTGCAGGTTTACTTCCAGATCAACACCGAGTTAATGAGGCAATAGTTGAACCAGAAATGCCTTATAGCAATCCTTGGAACACTGGATCAACTCAATCATTTGTTGAGCAGACACAAACTCAACAAAACCTATTGAATCATCAATTGCAGAGCGAAAATCAGCCattatttcaaaacaatcaTCTTTTTCAAGATCcacaacaatatttttctaataataaccAAGAAACTTTTTCTAAGCCATATGAGTTTGAAAATCCTTGTACACGGAGTGGAGGATGTAATCCAATTTTTCCAAATGTTGGTCTTTCTGAACAATATGCATTCAAAAATCCTTTAGCTACTCCTCATTCATCTAATGTTTACCATGACAATACGAAGTATACTCCTGATGAATTGCTTCCTTCAGCCCCAGATCCAAGATTTGTGGAgtattacaataaatatatggaaGGAAAGTCTATGGAGGATGAAGATACTTCTCTTCGGCATCCTCCACCGGTTGCACAACCATCAAGTTATATAGAACAGTCAACATCGTTGTCATTTTCACTCCCATCTCAGCCAACTTACTTTCCCCCTCCTCCTCCTCCTTTTCCTCCTCATCCTCCTCCTCATCCTCCTCCTCCTCCTCCTTTACCACCTCCACCCCCACCCCCACCACCCTCACCACCATTGCAGATTCCATTCCCTTTATCATCATCATCTGGTGCAATGCCTATTATTGAAAGTTCTGTTTACCTTGAAACGCTCACCACACCACCACCATTGGATGTTCAGATGGCTTATAGTTTAAGTCCTTCTTCGGTTTCAGATGATTCTTCTATTAATGAGGATGGTGGAGATTGGACTCCTTATAGTGTATGCAGTACAACTTGTGGCAGAGGAGAAAAGAAAAGGTTTAGGCGTTGCTCTGTAGCGGAATGTCCATCAGGAAGTGTTGAAGTAGAATCGTCACCTTGTGCTCTTGATGAGTGTCCtg AAGTGAATCCCTACAGCTGGTCATCTTACACACCATGTAGTACTACCTGTGGAACAGGTACAAGTGTTCGTTATCGACTTTGCAATACAAAAAACTGTCCTGAAGATGGATATGAGACTGAGTTAATTAGTTGTTACAAACCTAGTTGTCCtg tttgtttactTGACTTTgaagttataataaatagtatGGTGCTAGATCAATCAGGTCACGGAAATAGTGGGTATTTGGACAAGAACACTTTAATCCGCGAGCACCCTCAAATTTGTGGCCATTACGCAGATCTTTCTAGAAATGGTCAGATAATAATATCAGCTCACACTTTCCTTTTTAAGCCTAGAAACGGAATATCCATAGCTTGTTGGGTTAATATCCAAACCGATAATATGAGCGGAAAGCATTCAATATTTAGTACAATACGAGAAGTGAGCCAACGAAATTTTTTAG gcGGTTATCATTTTGAGTTGGATGGAGGGGGAGTACGTTGGTTTCATCGTGATGAATATGGTACTATAGTATTCAGTATTCTTACTGATCAAGTAACTCTGCCACGAGTTTGGATGCATATATGTGTTACATACGATGCGTACAAAGGGCTTGCCaag atatttgtGGATGGCAAAGAGCGAGGCAGCAAAGAAGGAAGAGGTTTGCTTTCTTTAGATTGGGGTTATAAAGCAAGTATAGGGAGCTACGACTTTGATAATCGGCAGCTTATAGGTTGGGTAGACGAGTTTATAATATACGACTACGCACTTGAAGAAGAACAAGCATTCAATTTACTCGGAAAAATGCGTTGTCCTACTAGTAATGCAACTACTGTGGAAATTGACGcatttaagtttgaaaatattcacAATAAAAGAGGTCTCATGGATAGTGATGCAAACACTGACATGCTATCCAGAATTAAGTCATTAAGCGAAAAAAACAATGCAGGAAATGATaataaaactttgtcaaaattaagtaaaattctttcaaataCCACACTTGGTATTGTTAATATTACGCATAACAAACTAGCAAACCAATCAGACACCGTTAGACTTGGTATAGCTGATGTTACGCAAAGCAAACTAGCAAATCGATCAGACACTGATAGACTTGGTATTGATAATATTACGCATAACAAACTAGCAAACCATTCTGAAACTGTCAGAAATAAAACTAGGAGGAGCATCGTCAAATCAAATCGTAAAAATCCACAtcgataa